A single Pseudomonas putida DNA region contains:
- a CDS encoding WbuC family cupin fold metalloprotein, translating into MSQPAFIDQALFTGLAQKAADAPRLRHHHNFHEMEDPCHRLAIGLQPSTYIAPHRHLSDDKAETLLALKGRIGLLLFDEHGALVSTRVLEAGGECMGVDLPPGVYHGLVALEANTVMFECKAGPYRQLVEGEHAPWAPREGEAGVAEYQAWMLAQFA; encoded by the coding sequence ATGAGTCAGCCTGCATTTATCGATCAAGCATTGTTTACCGGGCTGGCGCAAAAAGCCGCCGATGCTCCACGTCTGCGGCACCATCACAACTTCCATGAGATGGAAGACCCTTGCCACCGTCTGGCGATCGGCCTGCAGCCATCGACCTACATCGCCCCGCACCGGCACCTGAGTGACGACAAGGCCGAAACCTTGTTGGCACTCAAAGGCCGCATCGGCCTGCTGCTGTTCGATGAGCATGGCGCGCTGGTCAGCACGCGCGTCCTTGAAGCCGGAGGCGAGTGCATGGGTGTGGACCTGCCGCCCGGCGTCTACCATGGCCTGGTGGCACTCGAAGCCAACACCGTCATGTTCGAGTGCAAGGCCGGCCCATACCGCCAGTTGGTCGAGGGTGAACATGCGCCTTGGGCGCCGCGTGAGGGTGAGGCCGGCGTGGCTGAATACCAGGCCTGGATGCTCGCGCAGTTCGCTTGA
- a CDS encoding PA4642 family protein, giving the protein MRKDKKQVIGDEISDDYIKSFLQFEPADGVTSPSHHKLIKGYRGLRVDDFERFVGFFVEAGLDLDGKDEHGKTFVEVIADQRNAPEYVEIIAKARG; this is encoded by the coding sequence ATGCGCAAAGACAAGAAGCAGGTGATTGGTGACGAAATCAGCGACGACTACATCAAGTCGTTCCTACAGTTTGAGCCGGCCGATGGCGTGACCTCGCCTTCGCATCACAAGCTGATCAAAGGCTACCGCGGCCTGCGTGTCGATGACTTCGAGCGCTTCGTGGGCTTCTTCGTCGAAGCTGGCCTGGACCTGGATGGCAAGGACGAGCACGGCAAGACTTTCGTTGAAGTGATCGCCGACCAGCGCAACGCTCCGGAATACGTCGAGATCATCGCCAAGGCCCGCGGCTGA
- a CDS encoding YajG family lipoprotein, translating to MLQRLLFGLIAVASLSLVGCAHSPQQLSPQPTLKAQLAPVGHGQPVVVKVVDGRASQSLGTRGGMYPETSTISVSGNDVVPKLQAQAEAAVRLLGFTPTPNAYNAPQLTVTLAELKYQSPKDNLYVTEATIGATFRADVANANRRYSGRYGASLDQRFGMAPNQETNTTLVSDVLSDALTRLFKDPTIGQVLGE from the coding sequence ATGTTGCAACGTCTGTTGTTCGGTTTGATCGCCGTGGCCAGCCTCAGCCTGGTCGGTTGTGCCCACAGCCCGCAACAACTCAGCCCGCAACCCACGCTCAAGGCTCAGCTCGCTCCGGTCGGCCACGGCCAGCCGGTGGTGGTCAAGGTGGTCGATGGGCGGGCTTCGCAGTCCCTGGGCACCCGCGGTGGCATGTACCCCGAGACCAGCACCATCAGCGTCAGTGGCAATGATGTCGTGCCCAAGCTGCAGGCCCAGGCCGAAGCCGCCGTGCGCCTGCTCGGCTTCACCCCGACGCCGAACGCCTACAACGCACCGCAACTGACCGTGACCCTGGCCGAGCTGAAGTACCAGTCGCCGAAGGACAACCTGTACGTGACCGAAGCCACCATCGGCGCCACCTTCCGTGCCGATGTGGCGAATGCCAACCGCCGTTACAGCGGCCGCTATGGTGCTTCGCTGGACCAGCGCTTCGGCATGGCGCCGAACCAGGAAACCAACACCACCCTGGTGAGTGATGTACTGAGTGATGCGCTGACCCGCCTGTTCAAGGACCCGACCATCGGTCAGGTGCTGGGCGAATAA
- a CDS encoding TMEM165/GDT1 family protein, protein MESLLVPTAIVALAEIGDKTQLLALILAARFRKPWPIIAGIIAATLANHAAAGAVGAWVGSFFTESVLHWVLAASFTATALWTLVPDKMDDDENPARRFGPFLTTLIAFFLAEIGDKTQVATVMLAAQYPHLILVILGTTLGMLIANVPVVLAGNFAAEKLPLTLIRRLAATAFFVLAIVAVYSAMKTSGWVG, encoded by the coding sequence CTGGAATCTCTGTTGGTCCCCACCGCAATCGTTGCCTTGGCCGAAATCGGCGACAAGACGCAATTGCTCGCGCTCATCCTCGCCGCGCGCTTCCGCAAGCCCTGGCCAATCATCGCCGGCATCATCGCCGCCACCCTGGCCAACCATGCCGCAGCCGGTGCAGTGGGTGCCTGGGTCGGCAGTTTCTTCACCGAGTCGGTGCTGCACTGGGTGCTTGCCGCAAGCTTCACCGCCACCGCGCTGTGGACCTTGGTGCCCGACAAGATGGACGATGACGAGAACCCGGCACGCCGCTTCGGCCCGTTCCTGACCACGCTGATCGCCTTCTTCCTGGCCGAGATCGGTGACAAGACCCAGGTCGCCACGGTGATGCTGGCTGCCCAGTATCCGCACCTGATCCTGGTCATCCTCGGGACCACCCTGGGCATGCTGATTGCCAACGTGCCGGTGGTGCTGGCGGGTAACTTCGCCGCAGAGAAACTGCCACTGACGCTGATCCGTCGCCTGGCGGCTACCGCGTTCTTCGTGCTGGCGATCGTGGCCGTGTACTCGGCGATGAAGACCAGCGGCTGGGTGGGATAA
- a CDS encoding class I SAM-dependent methyltransferase: protein MDPRSEVLLRQAELFQGPLLLAGAPADGLLGQLPQAHGWTWHAGDQAMLDSRFAGRSHYGVDVPPVAFEAAVLFLPKSRELAAYLLNALASRLAGRELYLVGEKRGGIEGAAKQLQAFGKPRKLDSARHCQLWQVTVDNAPQAKPLESLAERFTLDLEDGPLQVVSLPGVFSHGRLDRGTALLLKHLDNLPVGHVLDFGCGAGVLGATVKRRYPQSRVSLLDVDAFAVAASRLTLAANSLEGEVISGDGIDAAPVDLSLILSNPPFHTGVHTNYQASENLLKKSSQHLRKGGEMRLVANSFLRYQPLIEGALGNCQTCAEADGFRIYRATRG from the coding sequence ATGGACCCGCGCAGTGAAGTATTGCTCCGCCAGGCAGAGCTGTTCCAGGGCCCGCTGCTGCTCGCTGGCGCCCCCGCCGACGGCCTGCTCGGGCAACTGCCCCAGGCCCACGGCTGGACCTGGCATGCCGGTGACCAGGCCATGCTCGACAGCCGCTTCGCCGGGCGCAGCCACTATGGCGTCGACGTGCCGCCGGTCGCTTTCGAGGCGGCCGTGCTGTTCCTGCCCAAGTCCCGCGAATTGGCGGCCTACCTGCTCAATGCCCTGGCCTCGCGCCTGGCTGGCCGCGAACTGTACCTGGTGGGGGAAAAGCGTGGCGGCATCGAAGGTGCAGCCAAGCAGCTGCAGGCGTTCGGCAAACCGCGCAAGCTGGATAGCGCAAGGCATTGCCAGCTGTGGCAGGTGACCGTGGATAACGCCCCACAAGCCAAACCACTGGAAAGCCTGGCCGAGCGCTTCACGCTCGACCTCGAAGACGGCCCATTGCAGGTGGTGAGCCTGCCAGGGGTGTTCAGCCACGGCCGCCTCGACCGCGGCACCGCCCTGCTGCTCAAGCACCTGGACAACCTGCCGGTCGGCCATGTGCTCGACTTCGGCTGTGGTGCTGGCGTGCTGGGTGCCACAGTAAAACGACGTTATCCACAGAGCCGGGTCAGCCTGCTGGATGTCGACGCCTTTGCAGTCGCGGCCAGCCGCCTGACACTGGCGGCCAACAGCCTTGAGGGCGAGGTCATCAGTGGCGATGGCATCGATGCCGCGCCCGTCGACCTGAGCCTGATCCTGAGCAACCCACCGTTCCACACCGGGGTGCACACCAATTACCAGGCGTCGGAGAACCTGCTGAAAAAGTCCAGTCAACATCTGCGAAAAGGTGGCGAAATGCGCCTTGTGGCGAATAGCTTCCTGCGCTATCAACCACTGATCGAGGGCGCCCTGGGCAACTGCCAGACCTGCGCCGAGGCCGATGGCTTCCGTATCTATCGCGCCACACGCGGATAA
- a CDS encoding 2-hydroxyacid dehydrogenase, whose protein sequence is MPSLRRAVFLDHQSLDLGDLDLSPLRQQFDEFELFAATRPEQVAERLQGAVAVVSNKVMLDAAALAANPQLKLILVAATGTNNVDLAAARAQGITVCNCQGYGTPSVAQHTIALLLALATRLCDYNQAVADGQWAKASQFCLLDFPIVELEGKTLGLLGHGELGGAVARLAEAFGMRVLSGQIPGRPARDDRLALDELLPQVDALTLHCPLNEHTRHMIGARELALLKKGALVVNTARGGLIDEQALADALRNGHLGGAATDVLSVEPPVNGNPLLEKDIPRLLITPHSAWGAVESRQRIVGQLSENAKAFFEGQPRRVVS, encoded by the coding sequence ATGCCCAGCTTGCGCCGTGCCGTGTTTCTCGATCACCAATCCCTGGACCTTGGCGACCTCGACCTGTCGCCGTTGCGACAGCAGTTCGACGAATTCGAGCTGTTTGCCGCCACCCGCCCGGAGCAGGTCGCCGAACGCCTGCAGGGCGCTGTCGCGGTGGTCAGCAACAAGGTCATGCTCGATGCCGCAGCACTGGCCGCCAACCCGCAGCTGAAGCTGATCCTGGTGGCCGCGACCGGCACCAACAATGTCGACCTGGCCGCTGCCCGCGCCCAGGGCATCACCGTCTGCAACTGCCAGGGCTATGGCACGCCATCGGTAGCCCAGCACACCATCGCCCTGCTGCTGGCCCTGGCCACGCGCCTGTGCGACTACAATCAGGCGGTGGCAGACGGCCAATGGGCCAAGGCCAGCCAGTTCTGCCTGCTCGATTTCCCGATTGTCGAACTGGAAGGCAAGACCCTCGGCCTGCTCGGCCATGGTGAACTGGGTGGCGCAGTGGCACGCCTGGCCGAAGCCTTCGGCATGCGTGTGCTGAGCGGGCAGATCCCTGGCCGCCCGGCCCGTGATGACCGCCTGGCGCTGGACGAACTGCTGCCGCAGGTCGACGCGCTGACCCTGCACTGCCCACTCAACGAGCACACCCGGCACATGATCGGTGCCCGCGAACTGGCGCTGCTGAAAAAAGGCGCGCTGGTGGTCAACACCGCCCGTGGCGGCCTGATCGACGAACAGGCCTTGGCCGACGCCTTGCGCAATGGCCACCTGGGCGGCGCCGCCACCGATGTGCTGAGCGTCGAGCCACCGGTCAACGGCAACCCGCTGCTGGAAAAGGACATCCCGCGCCTGCTGATTACCCCGCATAGCGCCTGGGGCGCGGTGGAGTCGCGCCAGCGCATCGTCGGCCAGCTCAGCGAAAACGCCAAGGCCTTCTTCGAAGGCCAGCCCCGCCGCGTGGTCAGCTGA
- the mqo gene encoding malate dehydrogenase (quinone), with amino-acid sequence MAQNESVDVVLVGAGIMSATLAVLLKELDPTLKLEVVEAMDSGAAESSNPWNNAGTGHAGLCELNYTPQAADGSIDIKKAVHINTQFEVSRQFWAYLSKKSTFGSARAFINPVPHLSYVEGDKGVSFLKKRFELLKQHHAFAEMEYTEDKAVMNEWMPLMMPGRPADQHIAATRVAKGTDVNFGALTNKLLKVLGDSADAQVKYSKKVVGLRRKGSGWTVSIKDVNSGGAREVDARFVFLGAGGAALPLLQLSGIPESKGFGGFPVSGQWLRCDNPEIVKQHQAKVYSQAAVGAPPMSVPHLDTRVVDGKTSLLFGPYAGFTTKFLKHGSLMDLPLSVRMGNIGPMLAVARDNMDLTKYLVSEVMQSMEQRLESLRRFYPQAKAEDWRLEVAGQRVQIIKKDPKKGGILQFGTELVSAQDGSLAALLGASPGASVTVSIMLELIERCFPEQAKGAWAAKLKEIFPAREKALAADAALYRKISADNDAALELVEDSPAKHYA; translated from the coding sequence ATGGCGCAGAACGAATCGGTTGATGTGGTACTGGTAGGCGCGGGCATCATGAGTGCCACCCTGGCCGTACTGCTCAAGGAGCTTGACCCGACCCTGAAGCTTGAGGTCGTCGAGGCAATGGACTCCGGAGCCGCGGAAAGCTCCAACCCCTGGAACAACGCAGGTACCGGCCACGCCGGCCTGTGCGAGCTGAACTACACGCCCCAGGCCGCCGATGGCAGCATCGACATCAAGAAGGCCGTGCACATCAACACCCAGTTCGAGGTCTCGCGCCAGTTCTGGGCTTACCTGAGCAAGAAGAGCACCTTCGGCTCGGCACGTGCGTTCATCAACCCGGTCCCGCACCTGAGCTACGTCGAAGGTGACAAGGGCGTGTCCTTCCTCAAGAAGCGCTTCGAGCTGCTCAAGCAGCACCACGCCTTCGCCGAGATGGAATACACCGAAGACAAGGCCGTGATGAACGAGTGGATGCCGCTGATGATGCCAGGCCGCCCGGCCGACCAGCACATCGCTGCAACCCGCGTGGCCAAAGGCACCGACGTCAACTTCGGCGCTCTGACCAACAAGCTGCTCAAAGTACTGGGCGACAGCGCCGACGCGCAGGTCAAGTACAGCAAGAAAGTCGTCGGCCTGCGCCGTAAAGGCAGCGGCTGGACCGTGAGCATCAAGGACGTCAACAGCGGCGGTGCCCGCGAAGTCGACGCCCGCTTCGTCTTCCTCGGCGCTGGCGGCGCGGCCCTGCCGCTGCTGCAACTGTCCGGCATCCCGGAAAGCAAAGGCTTTGGCGGCTTCCCGGTCAGCGGCCAGTGGCTGCGTTGCGACAACCCGGAAATCGTCAAGCAGCACCAGGCCAAGGTGTACAGCCAGGCTGCCGTCGGCGCACCGCCGATGTCGGTGCCGCACCTGGATACCCGCGTGGTGGACGGCAAGACTTCGCTGCTGTTCGGCCCCTACGCCGGCTTTACCACCAAGTTCCTCAAGCACGGCTCGCTGATGGACCTGCCGCTGTCGGTACGCATGGGCAACATTGGCCCGATGCTGGCTGTGGCCCGCGACAACATGGACCTGACCAAGTACCTGGTCAGCGAAGTGATGCAGTCTATGGAGCAGCGCCTGGAATCGCTGCGCCGCTTCTACCCACAAGCCAAAGCCGAAGACTGGCGCCTGGAAGTGGCCGGCCAGCGCGTGCAGATCATCAAGAAGGACCCGAAGAAAGGCGGCATCCTGCAGTTCGGTACCGAGCTGGTCTCGGCACAGGACGGCAGCCTGGCTGCACTGCTCGGCGCTTCGCCGGGTGCTTCGGTGACCGTGTCGATCATGCTTGAACTGATCGAGCGCTGCTTCCCCGAGCAGGCCAAAGGTGCCTGGGCTGCCAAGCTCAAGGAAATCTTCCCGGCCCGCGAGAAGGCCCTGGCCGCCGATGCAGCACTGTACCGCAAGATCAGTGCCGACAACGATGCGGCGCTGGAACTGGTGGAAGACAGCCCGGCCAAGCATTACGCCTAA
- a CDS encoding putative signal transducing protein, with translation MRRIYEPENLLEAEMLLGMLASEGIQVHLAGRDLMGAAGELPLQGLLGLAVPDEQAEYARQLIDAYNGAQPLAGDEPESHPGTLIC, from the coding sequence ATGCGGCGGATCTACGAACCGGAAAACCTGCTGGAAGCCGAAATGTTGCTGGGCATGCTCGCCAGCGAGGGCATTCAAGTGCACCTGGCCGGTCGGGACCTGATGGGCGCTGCCGGTGAGTTGCCGTTGCAGGGCCTGCTCGGGCTTGCGGTGCCCGACGAGCAGGCCGAGTACGCACGGCAACTGATCGATGCGTACAATGGTGCCCAGCCGCTTGCCGGCGACGAGCCGGAGAGTCATCCCGGTACCTTGATCTGCTAG
- a CDS encoding SOS response-associated peptidase, which yields MCGRYALFRWPQALASLPGFPAGQPAQWNIAPGASVLIQRQLDGQQQLAKARWGLTPAWLTDLSRTPAHARAETLTEQPMFREAFRLRRCLMPANGFYEWRGSVRKRPYWLTPGEGASLYFAAVWEAYPVQDQVWLSCAVVTQAAMNQRRPLILDEAGQAAWLDPDTPLARLHELLASPPATLRERALANFVNDPKLDAPECLTPA from the coding sequence ATGTGTGGACGTTACGCCCTGTTTCGCTGGCCCCAGGCGCTGGCCAGTCTGCCGGGCTTCCCTGCCGGCCAGCCGGCCCAATGGAATATCGCGCCCGGTGCCTCGGTGCTGATCCAGCGCCAGCTTGATGGCCAGCAGCAACTGGCCAAGGCGCGCTGGGGGCTGACCCCGGCCTGGCTCACCGACCTTTCCCGCACCCCCGCCCATGCCCGGGCCGAGACCTTGACCGAGCAGCCGATGTTCCGCGAAGCGTTTCGCCTGCGCCGTTGCCTGATGCCGGCCAACGGTTTTTACGAGTGGCGCGGCTCGGTGCGCAAACGGCCTTACTGGCTGACGCCGGGGGAGGGCGCATCGTTGTATTTTGCCGCCGTGTGGGAAGCCTATCCGGTGCAGGACCAGGTGTGGCTGAGCTGCGCGGTGGTGACCCAGGCCGCGATGAATCAGCGCCGGCCGTTGATTCTCGACGAGGCCGGCCAGGCTGCCTGGCTGGACCCGGACACACCGCTGGCGCGCCTGCATGAGCTGCTCGCCAGCCCGCCGGCGACACTGCGTGAGCGGGCCCTGGCGAATTTCGTCAACGACCCGAAACTGGACGCGCCGGAGTGCCTTACGCCGGCTTAG
- the upp gene encoding uracil phosphoribosyltransferase, with translation MPTREIRHPLIRHKLGLMRRADISTKNFRELAQEVGALLTYEATQDLPLETYEIDGWCGKVQVEKIAGKKITVVPILRAGIGMLDGVLSLIPGAKVSAVGVARNEETLEAHTYLEKLAPDINQRLALIIDPMLATGGSMVATIDLLKKAGCKEIRAMVLVAAPEGITVVEKAHPDVQIYTASIDQRLNEHGYIVPGLGDAGDKIFGTKQKDA, from the coding sequence ATGCCTACTCGTGAGATCCGCCATCCGCTGATCCGCCACAAGCTCGGCCTCATGCGCCGTGCCGATATCAGCACCAAGAATTTTCGCGAACTCGCCCAGGAAGTCGGCGCGCTACTGACCTACGAAGCCACCCAGGACCTGCCCCTCGAAACCTACGAGATCGACGGCTGGTGCGGCAAGGTGCAAGTTGAAAAAATCGCCGGCAAGAAGATCACCGTGGTACCGATCCTGCGCGCCGGCATCGGCATGCTCGATGGCGTGCTCAGCCTGATCCCGGGCGCCAAGGTCAGCGCCGTCGGCGTTGCCCGCAACGAGGAAACCCTCGAAGCGCACACCTACCTGGAAAAGCTCGCGCCGGACATCAACCAGCGCCTGGCCCTGATCATCGACCCGATGCTCGCCACCGGCGGCTCGATGGTCGCCACCATCGACCTGCTGAAGAAGGCCGGCTGCAAGGAGATCCGCGCCATGGTGCTGGTCGCCGCGCCAGAAGGCATCACCGTGGTGGAAAAAGCCCACCCGGACGTGCAGATCTACACCGCCTCGATCGACCAGCGCCTGAACGAGCATGGTTACATCGTCCCAGGCCTGGGCGATGCCGGTGACAAGATCTTCGGCACCAAGCAGAAGGACGCCTGA
- a CDS encoding 1-acyl-sn-glycerol-3-phosphate acyltransferase translates to MMGEFDAIRPYDDAEVPAVLARLLSDPAFLDILTHFKFPRTAGALGWLLKPLIARRLRKEFAGVTCVSTLQDKVEYYVDQTIERATDGVTYSGVEQLKSGTAYLFLANHRDIVMDPAFVNYAVYHAGLPTPRIAIGDNLLQKPFVSDMMRLNKSFIVHRSISGRREKLAAYQLLSAYINHSIRNDGTSIWIAQAEGRAKDGDDRTDSAILKMFHMSRKDEPFGAVIQSLNLIPVSISYEYDPCDQAKARELYIRATTGTYKKAPGEDDNSIAKGITGYKGRVHINFAPPVTEYYEDTKQLAQETDRQILGGYRLFPVHYLAYAMWSEKDEALQVPSAEKVFPAEELAKAREEWQRRLDACPEEQRPYLVLQYATPVRNQYQVKQQAPVA, encoded by the coding sequence ATGATGGGCGAATTCGATGCCATCCGACCGTACGACGACGCTGAGGTCCCTGCCGTTCTGGCACGCCTGCTCAGCGACCCGGCATTCCTCGATATCCTCACCCACTTCAAATTCCCGCGTACCGCTGGTGCCCTCGGCTGGTTGCTCAAGCCGCTGATCGCCCGGCGCCTGCGCAAGGAATTCGCCGGCGTCACCTGCGTGTCGACCCTGCAGGACAAAGTCGAGTACTACGTCGACCAGACCATCGAACGTGCCACCGACGGCGTCACCTATTCTGGCGTCGAACAGCTCAAGTCGGGCACGGCCTATCTGTTCCTGGCCAACCACCGCGACATCGTCATGGACCCGGCCTTCGTCAACTACGCGGTGTACCACGCCGGCCTGCCGACACCCCGCATCGCCATCGGCGACAACCTGCTGCAAAAGCCGTTTGTCAGCGACATGATGCGCCTGAACAAGAGCTTCATCGTGCACCGCTCGATCAGCGGCCGCCGCGAAAAGCTCGCCGCCTACCAGTTGCTCTCGGCCTACATCAACCACTCGATCCGCAATGACGGCACGTCGATCTGGATCGCCCAGGCCGAAGGCCGCGCCAAGGACGGTGACGACCGTACCGATTCGGCGATCCTCAAGATGTTCCACATGAGCCGCAAGGACGAGCCGTTCGGCGCGGTGATCCAGAGCCTGAACCTGATCCCGGTGTCGATCAGCTACGAATACGACCCGTGCGACCAGGCCAAGGCCCGCGAGCTGTACATCCGCGCCACCACCGGCACCTACAAGAAGGCGCCGGGCGAGGACGACAACAGCATCGCCAAGGGCATCACCGGCTACAAGGGCCGGGTGCACATCAACTTCGCGCCACCGGTAACCGAGTACTACGAGGACACCAAGCAGCTGGCACAGGAAACCGACCGGCAGATCCTCGGCGGCTACCGCCTGTTCCCGGTGCATTACCTGGCCTATGCGATGTGGAGCGAGAAGGACGAGGCACTGCAGGTGCCTAGTGCCGAGAAGGTGTTCCCGGCCGAAGAACTGGCCAAGGCCAGGGAAGAATGGCAGCGCCGCCTGGACGCTTGCCCCGAGGAGCAGCGGCCGTATCTGGTGTTGCAGTATGCGACGCCGGTACGCAACCAGTACCAGGTCAAGCAGCAGGCGCCTGTCGCCTGA
- a CDS encoding CPXCG motif-containing cysteine-rich protein gives MLEQAFYDCPYCGEEVETTVDLSGGDQEYIEDCQVCCKPIRFVLQVHGDEWMMDVYGEND, from the coding sequence ATGCTCGAACAAGCGTTCTACGATTGCCCTTATTGTGGCGAGGAAGTCGAAACCACAGTGGACCTGTCCGGGGGGGACCAGGAGTACATCGAGGACTGCCAGGTGTGCTGCAAGCCTATTCGCTTTGTGCTGCAGGTTCATGGCGACGAATGGATGATGGATGTCTACGGTGAGAACGACTGA
- a CDS encoding hypoxanthine-guanine phosphoribosyltransferase, with protein MSADLEHIRQVMREADCLYNEAEVEAAIAKVGEQICKDLHDTNPVVFCVMNGGLIFAGKLLTHLQFPLEVSYIHATRYRNQTSGGELFWKAKPEVSFIDRDVLIVDDILDEGHTLSAIIEFCKHAGARAVHTAVLIDKDHDRKASPGLKASYAGLPCIDRYIFGYGMDYKGYWRNANGIFAVKGL; from the coding sequence ATGTCCGCTGATCTCGAGCACATCCGTCAAGTCATGCGCGAGGCAGACTGCCTTTACAACGAAGCTGAAGTCGAAGCGGCCATCGCCAAGGTCGGCGAGCAGATCTGCAAGGACCTGCACGACACCAACCCAGTGGTGTTCTGCGTGATGAACGGCGGCCTGATCTTCGCCGGCAAACTGCTGACCCACCTGCAGTTCCCGCTGGAGGTCTCGTACATCCATGCCACCCGTTACCGCAACCAGACCAGTGGTGGCGAGTTGTTCTGGAAGGCCAAGCCGGAAGTGTCGTTCATCGACCGTGACGTGCTGATCGTCGATGACATCCTCGACGAGGGCCACACCCTCAGCGCCATCATCGAGTTCTGCAAGCATGCCGGTGCGCGCGCGGTACACACCGCCGTACTGATCGACAAAGACCACGACCGCAAGGCCAGCCCGGGCCTGAAGGCCAGCTATGCCGGCCTGCCATGCATCGATCGCTATATATTCGGTTACGGAATGGACTATAAAGGCTACTGGCGTAACGCTAACGGCATTTTCGCGGTCAAGGGACTGTAA
- a CDS encoding M48 family metallopeptidase: MRKSFVVSLLSAGILLAGCQAVNTTSGGAVGVQRQQYMFSMLSTDEVNQMYAQSYQQTLGEASSKGVLDKSSADAKRVQAIASRLIAQAPQFRPDAAQWNWEVNVIKSDELNANCGPGGKIIVYTGLIDQLKLTDAEIAAVVGHEIAHALREHSREAMSKAYGVEMARQGAGALFGLGQDSMAMADTVVNYAMTLPNSRANENEADLIGLELSARAGYDPNAAITLWNKMSKASEGAPPEFMSTHPASSSRIASLQAAIPKVMPLYEAAKK; encoded by the coding sequence ATGCGTAAGTCTTTTGTCGTCAGCCTGTTGAGTGCTGGCATCCTGCTAGCCGGCTGCCAGGCGGTGAATACCACCAGTGGCGGTGCTGTCGGCGTCCAGCGTCAGCAGTACATGTTCAGCATGCTTTCGACCGATGAGGTCAACCAGATGTACGCCCAGTCGTACCAGCAGACCCTCGGTGAGGCGTCGAGCAAGGGCGTGCTCGACAAATCCAGTGCCGACGCCAAGCGCGTGCAGGCCATCGCCAGCCGGCTGATCGCCCAGGCGCCGCAATTCCGCCCTGATGCCGCGCAATGGAACTGGGAAGTCAACGTCATCAAGAGTGACGAGCTCAATGCCAACTGCGGGCCGGGCGGCAAGATCATCGTGTACACCGGGCTGATCGATCAGCTCAAGCTCACCGATGCGGAAATTGCCGCTGTGGTCGGGCACGAAATCGCCCACGCCTTGCGCGAGCACAGCCGCGAAGCGATGTCCAAGGCCTATGGCGTAGAGATGGCGCGCCAGGGCGCGGGTGCATTGTTTGGCCTTGGCCAGGACAGCATGGCCATGGCCGACACCGTGGTGAACTACGCCATGACCTTGCCCAACAGCCGCGCCAACGAGAACGAGGCCGACCTGATCGGCCTTGAGCTGTCGGCGCGTGCCGGTTACGACCCGAATGCCGCGATCACCTTGTGGAACAAGATGAGCAAGGCTTCGGAGGGCGCTCCGCCCGAGTTCATGAGCACTCACCCGGCGTCGAGCAGCCGGATTGCCTCGTTGCAGGCAGCCATTCCGAAGGTGATGCCGCTGTACGAAGCGGCCAAGAAGTAA